In Streptococcus sp. SN-1, a single genomic region encodes these proteins:
- the recX gene encoding recombination regulator RecX, whose protein sequence is MKITKLEKKKRLYLMELDNNDKCYITEDTIVRFMLSRDKVISEEELKEIQDFAQFSYGKNLALYHLSFKARTEKEVRGYLKKYDIDENIVSQVIANLKEDKWINDDQYAYAIINANQLSGDKGPYVLTQKLAQKGISKSSIEENLKEFDFSEVAQRVANKLLKKYEGKLPARALQDKIIQNLTNKGFSYPDAKVAFDELDSQVDQETTQELIFRELDKQYAKYARKYEGYELKQRLTQVLARKGYDFSDIASALREYL, encoded by the coding sequence ATGAAAATCACAAAACTTGAAAAGAAAAAAAGACTCTATCTGATGGAGCTTGATAATAACGATAAATGTTATATCACCGAAGATACAATTGTTCGTTTTATGCTATCGAGAGATAAGGTGATAAGCGAAGAGGAATTGAAAGAGATACAGGACTTTGCTCAATTTTCTTATGGTAAGAATCTGGCCCTCTACCACCTATCCTTTAAAGCACGCACTGAAAAAGAAGTAAGAGGATATCTGAAAAAATACGATATTGATGAAAACATCGTTTCTCAAGTCATTGCTAATCTTAAAGAAGATAAGTGGATTAATGATGACCAGTACGCTTATGCTATCATCAATGCCAATCAACTTTCAGGAGACAAGGGACCTTATGTACTGACTCAGAAACTAGCTCAAAAAGGGATTTCAAAATCTAGTATAGAAGAGAACTTGAAAGAATTTGATTTTTCGGAAGTTGCTCAACGTGTAGCCAACAAACTATTGAAAAAATATGAGGGAAAACTTCCAGCTCGTGCCTTGCAAGATAAGATTATCCAAAATCTGACCAACAAGGGCTTCTCTTATCCTGATGCTAAAGTTGCCTTTGACGAGTTGGATAGTCAAGTTGACCAAGAAACGACTCAGGAACTCATCTTCAGGGAACTTGATAAGCAATATGCTAAGTATGCTCGAAAATATGAAGGATACGAACTTAAACAGCGTTTAACTCAAGTTTTAGCACGAAAAGGCTACGATTTTTCGGATATAGCAAGCGCTCTCAGAGAATATCTTTAA